From Quercus lobata isolate SW786 chromosome 1, ValleyOak3.0 Primary Assembly, whole genome shotgun sequence, one genomic window encodes:
- the LOC115950265 gene encoding uncharacterized protein LOC115950265, translating into MEEFGCLWSYQENIDEVKQKLIYTTLELETIKIEANEEIRKNKENVRNLHNLLKIAYQERDEARDQLQNLLNKLMASSPTEYPNIHPHVHPESPLVIPAKANSSITESNSLSETYNHQSYGSSPVDSLFDAVSSPDFSNINVVDSGNVGFVNRPLVHDYNGSMSTDLASPGKAKIDPASEVIDNLVKGKALPQKGKLLQAVMEAGPLLQTLIVAGPLPRWRNPPPLQPFKIPPFSIKGCETADFSSKSPANAGYMVQKPLNSSTYPVMSRGTSQTCSAAMLNFASGPSNSYSNNMRPLTTISSFNNHVPAGKRQRFQ; encoded by the exons ATGGAAGAGTTCGGTTGTCTTTGGAGTTACCAAGAG AACATTGATGAGGTGAAGCAGAAGCTTATCTACACCACTCTTGAACTGGAGACAATTAAAATTGAAGCAAATGAGGAAATCAGAAAGAACAAGGAGAATGTGAGGAATTTACACAATCTTCTGAAGATTGCATATCAAGAAAGAGATGAAGCTAGAGATCAGCTGCAAAATCTCCTAAACAAGCTCATGGCTTCTAGCCCAACTGAATATCCCAATATACACCCACATGTCCACCCTGAAAGTCCTCTAGTAATACCTGCTAAAGCAAACTCTAGCATAACAGAATCTAACAGTCTATCTGAAACATATAACCACCAATCATATGGCTCTTCCCCAGTAGATTCTCTATTTGATGCTGTTTCATCCCCAGATTTCTCAAACATTAATGTGGTTGATTCAGGTAACGTGGGGTTTGTAAATCGGCCCCTTGTTCATGACTATAATGGCTCTATGTCCACAGATTTAGCCTCTCCTGGAAAGGCAAAGATTGATCCAGCTTCTGAAGTAATTGATAATCTTGTTAAAGGAAAAGCTTTGCCTCAAAAGGGAAAACTCTTACAAGCTGTGATGGAAGCTGGTCCTTTACTTCAAACACTTATTGTTGCCGGGCCACTTCCTCGTTGGCGAAATCCTCCGCCTTTGCAACCCTTCAAAATTCCTCCTTTCTCCATCAAAGGTTGTGAGACTGCAGATTTCTCTTCTAAATCTCCTGCAAATGCTGGCTACATGGTCCAAAAACCACTGAATTCATCCACGTATCCTGTAATGTCTCGTGGGACTTCTCAAACTTGTTCAGCAGCCATGTTAAATTTTGCTAGTGGCCCTTCTAATTCATATTCAAACAATATGAGGCCATTGACCACAATTTCTAGTTTTAACAATCATGTCCCAGCAGGCAAGCGACAAAGGTTTCAGTAA